The segment GGTCGACGAACGGCTCTCGAGCGACGAAGACACGTGCAGCGTCGTCGAAGACGTGCTGATCGATCTCTCCGGGGATCGAGAGGCCTACGACCGCTGGCAGGCCGGCGGCTCGGTGTCGACGGCAGAGCGCGTCCGATTGCAGAGCTACGACCCGTGTCATACGACCCTCGAGAGCGAGTATTACGCCGAGAAAGACGAGGAGAAGTTCCGCAGGTCCAAACACCTCCAGTGGCTCTGGCGGCAGTTCGACAGCCTTCCGATCGCGGACAACGTCGAGTTCGCGCTCCGATTCCGGCGGATGCTCGCCGACCACCTCTTCGAGGAGTGCGGCGAGAACTGCCGATTCTTCAAGGGGATCTCCTTTACCTACGGCCACAACATCACGATCGGCGACAACACGGTCGTCCACGACGACGCTCACTTGGACGACCGGGGGAAACTCACCATCGGCGATCGCGTCTCCGTTTCCGACGGCGTCCACGTCTACAGCCACGACCACGACGTCGTCGATCAGACCTCAGTTCGAAACTTCCACACGATCATCGAGGACGACGTTCGGCTCACGTACGACTCGATGGTCCGTGCGGGCAACAAGGTCGGGGAGAACGCCATCGTCGGCGCGCGCGGCATCGTCCAACACGACATCCCGGCCCATCACATCGCCGTCGGCATGCCGGCCAAGAGCGTGAAGATC is part of the Halostagnicola kamekurae genome and harbors:
- a CDS encoding acyltransferase, which produces MTKRHVSLPEEAEAGMREFVAEVDERLSSDEDTCSVVEDVLIDLSGDREAYDRWQAGGSVSTAERVRLQSYDPCHTTLESEYYAEKDEEKFRRSKHLQWLWRQFDSLPIADNVEFALRFRRMLADHLFEECGENCRFFKGISFTYGHNITIGDNTVVHDDAHLDDRGKLTIGDRVSVSDGVHVYSHDHDVVDQTSVRNFHTIIEDDVRLTYDSMVRAGNKVGENAIVGARGIVQHDIPAHHIAVGMPAKSVKIKPGWESVAIPIEDAGVNRQEQRHLEYDLDDNLEVFDEFQRDLEPPN